One Brassica napus cultivar Da-Ae chromosome C2, Da-Ae, whole genome shotgun sequence DNA window includes the following coding sequences:
- the LOC106388077 gene encoding probable carboxylesterase 120: MFESTQDNINNPDVSITSVPTRFPYVPATPEPSPQNPVVSKDITVNRSKSTWMRLYVPTAALNGGVSSEKLPLVVYYHGGGFATGSVDFYPHHDFCNLMARELNAVFASPSYRLAPVNRLPAAYDDGVDAPAVFADLSPLRIRGMILHQPFFGGEERCESETNVNFPHILSDACWHLCLPVGANRDHEYSNPTVGDGPKQMEKIGRLGRNWKVVVIGRERHRLIDRHRDVAKLMKDQGVDVTEHFTDGDVHGAELVNQGETTLACIRSIIYSSSP, translated from the coding sequence atgtttgaatcaactcaagaCAACATAAACAATCCAGACGTCTCCATCACTAGCGTCCCCACCAGATTCCCCTACGTCCCAGCCACACCTGAACCTTCCCCGCAAAACCCCGTCGTATCCAAAGACATTACCGTGAACCGCTCAAAGTCAACATGGATGCGTCTCTACGTTCCCACCGCCGCACTAAACGGCGGCGTTTCGTCTGAAAAACTCCCTCTCGTTGTCTATTACCACGGCGGAGGATTCGCCACCGGCAGCGTCGACTTCTATCCCCACCACGACTTCTGCAACCTTATGGCGCGCGAGCTCAACGCAGTCTTCGCTTCTCCTTCGTACCGGCTAGCTCCCGTGAACAGACTCCCGGCGGCGTACGACGACGGAGTGGATGCACCAGCCGTCTTCGCCGATCTAAGTCCATTACGTATCCGTGGTATGATCTTACACCAGCCGTTCTTCGGCGGCGAAGAGCGTTGCGAGTCTGAAACCAATGTGAACTTTCCGCATATACTCAGCGACGCCTGCTGGCACCTTTGTCTCCCTGTCGGAGCGAACCGGGATCACGAGTATTCGAATCCGACGGTGGGAGATGGACCGAAGCAAATGGAGAAAATCGGACGGTTGGGACGGAACTGGAAGGTGGTGGTGATTGGACGAGAAAGACATCGTCTGATAGATAGGCACAGAGATGTGGCGAAGTTGATGAAGGACCAGGGAGTGGATGTGACTGAGCATTTTACCGACGGGGATGTTCACGGTGCTGAGCTCGTTAACCAGGGTGAAACTACGCTTGCTTGCATCAGAAGTATCATTTACTCTTCCTCGCcgtaa
- the LOC111216227 gene encoding DEAD-box ATP-dependent RNA helicase 7-like: MPSLALSEEKKMKKSTSSETTTPAATTPDSKKKKEKKPKKLSDSDGEEDSEKKKSKKKKRKAAAESSDSGSELVEPESSKKKVKLSVVEDVKVVENPNAVSKFRISDPLREKLKEKGIEALFPIQATTFDMVLDGADLVGRARTGQGKTLAFVLPILESLINGPAKNKRKNGYGRPPSVLVLLPTRELAKQVFADFDAYGGSVGLTSCCVYGGDPYPPQQQKLKKGVDIVVGTPGRIKDHIERQNLDLTYLQFRVLDEADEMLRMGFVDDVELILGKVEDPKKVQTLLFSATLPSWVQNIASRFLKQDKKTIDLVGNDKMKASNSVRHIALPCSKQAMSRLIPDIISLYSSGGSTIIFTETKDQASELSGLLPGARALHGDIQQSQREITLAGFRKGKFSTLVATNVAARGLDINDVQLIIQCEPPRDVEDYIHRSGRTGRAGNTGVAVMLYDSRKSGVSRIEKQAGIKFEHVSAPQPNDIAKAIGMEAAEKITQVCDTVVPAFLAAAKELLESSGVSAEVLLAKALAKTAGFTEIKKRSLLTSMENHVTLHLEAGRPIYSATNAFSVLRRVLPDDKVNLIEGMTLTVDGGAVFDVVQSDVDQFIAAGQKNAGSMSLEVVKEMPKLQEREPVQRRYGGGGGRFGRGGGGGGRFGRGGGRGQRW; encoded by the exons ATGCCTTCACTAGCTTTATccgaggagaagaagatgaagaagagcacATCCTCAGAGACAACCACCCCCGCCGCCACCACACCAGactccaagaagaagaaagagaagaagccGAAGAAACTCTCAGACTCCGACGGAGAAGAAGACtccgagaagaagaagagcaagaagaagaagcgcaAGGCCGCTGCGGAGAGTAGCGATTCAGGGTCCGAGCTGGTGGAGCCGGAGAGCTCGAAGAAGAAGGTGAAGCTGAGCGTTGTTGAAGATGTTAAAGTCGTCGAGAACCCTAACGCTGTTTCGAAGTTTAGAATCTCGGATCCGTTGAGGGAGAAGCTTAAGGAGAAGGGTATCGAGGCTCTTTTCCCGATTCAGGCGACCACTTTTGATATGGTTCTTGATGGGGCTGATCTTGTCGGAAGGGCTCGTACTGGTCAG GGTAAAACATTGGCTTTCGTGTTACCTATATTGGAGTCTTTGATCAATGGACCTGCCAAGAACAAAAGGAAGAATGGATACGGCAGGCCACCTAGTGTTTTGGTACTTTTACCAACCAGAGAATTGGCCAAGCAG GTGTTTGCTGACTTTGATGCGTACGGAGGATCTGTTGGTTTAACTTCTTGCTGTGTCTATGGAGGTGATCCTTACCCTCCTCAGCAGcaaaaactaaagaaaggtgTTGACATTGTAGTTGGTACCCCTGGTCGTATCAAG GATCATATCGAAAGGCAAAACCTTGACCTGACCTACCTACAGTTCCGTGTTcttgatgaagctgatgaaatGCTGAGAATGGGATTCGTCGACGACGTTGAACTCATCTTAGGGAAGGTGGAGGATCCTAAAAAGGTCCAGACGCTTCTCTTCAGTGCTACCTTGCCATCATGGGTTCAAAAC ATTGCGTCTAGGTTTCTTAAACAAGACAAGAAGACTATTGATCTTGTTGGTAATGATAAAATGAAGGCCAGTAACAGTGTCAGACACATTGCTCTTCCCTGCAGTAAGCAAGCCATGTCTCGCTTGATTCCTGACATCATCAGCTTATACAGCAG TGGAGGTAGTACCATCATTTTCACTGAGACTAAAGACCAAGCTTCTGAGCTTTCTGGTCTGTTGCCTGGTGCTAGAGCTTTGCATGGTGACATTCAACAATCACAACGTGAG ATTACTCTTGCTGGATTTAGAAAAGGAAAGTTCTCGACATTGGTTGCTACAAACGTTGCTGCTCGTGGTCTAGACATCAACGACGTGCAGCTAATTATTCAG TGTGAGCCTCCACGTGATGTTGAAGACTACATCCATCGTTCAGGGCGAACGGGAAGAGCTGGCAACACTGGAGTTGCGGTCATGTTATACGATTCTAGAAAGTCTGGCGTGTCCAGGATTGAGAAACAAGCTGGGATAAAGTTTGAGCACGTGTCTGCGCCCCAGCCTAATGATATCGCCAAAGCCATTGGTATGGAAGCTGCTGAGAAGATCACACAAGTCTGTGACACTGTGGTTCCTGCGTTTCTGGCGGCGGCCAAGGAGCTGTTGGAGAGCTCCGGTGTGTCAGCTGAAGTACTCCTTGCTAAAGCTCTTGCCAAAACCGCG GGCTTTACTGAGATTAAGAAAAGGTCTCTTCTAACATCAATGGAGAACCATGTCACGTTACATCTTGAAGCAGGGAGACCTATATACTCGGCAAC TAATGCATTTAGTGTGCTGAGGAGAGTTTTACCGGATGACAAGGTTAATTTGATTGAAGGGATGACTCTAACAGTAGACGGAGGTGCGGTTTTCGATGTTGTGCAGTCAGATGTAGACCAGTTTATTGCGGCTGGACAAAAGAATGCTGGGAGTATGAGCTTGGAGGTTGTTAAAGAGATGCCTAAGCTTCAAGAGCGTGAACCAGTGCAGAGAAGatatggtggtggtgggggTAGGTTTGGTCgtggaggaggtggtggtggaagaTTTGGTCGTGGTGGTGGCAGAGGCCAGAGATGGTGA